One Alphaproteobacteria bacterium DNA window includes the following coding sequences:
- a CDS encoding class I SAM-dependent methyltransferase, translated as MSSASKLADVATYYTEKLTAHGQTARGVDWNGEESQNLRFTQLCKIIDPELKDFSINDLGCGYAALVDFLVQRHPHFSYNGFDVSQAMLDAAMERHKGKPTIRFGLADKPDAVADYGIASGIFNVRLKQTDAEWLQHFEATLDELNRTSRRGFAFNALTSYSDADKMRENLYYASPATIFDICKKRYSRNVALLHDYDLYEFTILVRKA; from the coding sequence ATGTCCAGCGCTTCCAAGCTTGCGGATGTTGCAACCTATTACACAGAAAAACTGACCGCGCACGGGCAAACTGCGCGCGGCGTTGATTGGAATGGTGAAGAAAGCCAGAACCTGCGCTTCACGCAGCTGTGCAAAATTATTGATCCGGAATTGAAGGATTTTTCAATCAATGATCTGGGGTGCGGCTATGCCGCGCTTGTAGATTTTTTGGTACAGCGCCATCCGCATTTCTCGTATAACGGGTTTGACGTATCGCAAGCGATGCTGGATGCCGCGATGGAACGCCATAAGGGTAAGCCAACTATTCGTTTTGGGTTGGCAGATAAGCCGGACGCTGTAGCCGATTATGGTATTGCCAGCGGCATTTTTAATGTGCGGTTGAAACAGACTGATGCCGAGTGGCTTCAGCATTTTGAAGCGACGCTGGATGAATTGAACCGTACCAGCCGCCGCGGGTTTGCATTCAATGCGCTCACATCCTATTCCGATGCCGATAAAATGCGCGAAAACCTTTATTACGCATCCCCTGCGACAATTTTTGACATATGCAAGAAGCGCTATTCCCGTAATGTTGCGCTTTTGCATGATTATGATCTTTACGAATTCACGATTTTGGTGAGGAAAGCATGA
- a CDS encoding DUF393 domain-containing protein → MTIEATLLFLVTLVACYIAVRKSVALQGLSVRFADVLQRRAFPAPSDFEHIKFAFLRIIFGGLLLNRAVQIFIYMLPEEYGTAAGLCAIATIVSAVFVMVGLFTQWSLVFSMGFLWQTSEGILKNSTLGNDIAAALSLLLLLTSAGKFLSVDGWILSRLKNKSWCNLLLYDHDIPSKRTIALAKFVSLFAYFLVCVFSICVHLHESAWMTGVAGPYLLSNNFMTAPHEFFTQLFVQYPIAVIIAKFSLWVMMVWYPTIIPFVLMGGIFRWYIVYWGLAFLILSSFVLQLGSLAEFEFVFWAGIFWANTALDSRKKLSVYYDDTCNLCDRTVLVITVLDIFNRVALRPLSKHTEELRSYGISHEAAMQNLYGIQEENGTAKPGTVTSGTVKFGYDFYIMLAKNLFLLWPVLPFLYLGKILLIGPAIYSLVAQKRHAMFGVCKLPTKKVERSAPVTSDKLPIAGNAVVLHVMLMALCYIVAIPYPYLNIQGFDNIGAKAAAFYGIAPINVFNREDLRMAENWFTLRDIKNDSMVPLFAKDGSRLRMHRSDRVYFGHTLLFRRSVIDKEGCFFNEWQAQMEYLSKVYLHSINAPAGTYPFEYVQYKQPLPNDAKVNIGEYVLEPVTTPCTKTYDIDYKP, encoded by the coding sequence ATGACAATTGAAGCAACGCTTCTGTTTTTAGTGACCCTGGTTGCATGTTACATCGCTGTTCGCAAAAGCGTTGCCTTGCAAGGATTGTCCGTTCGGTTTGCCGATGTTCTTCAGCGCCGCGCTTTTCCCGCGCCATCGGATTTTGAGCATATCAAATTTGCGTTTCTGCGCATCATTTTTGGCGGATTATTGTTGAACCGCGCAGTTCAGATATTCATTTATATGTTGCCGGAAGAATATGGAACCGCGGCTGGCCTGTGCGCAATCGCTACTATTGTTTCAGCGGTATTTGTTATGGTTGGCCTCTTCACGCAGTGGTCGTTGGTTTTTTCGATGGGTTTCCTGTGGCAAACCAGCGAAGGAATTTTAAAAAACTCTACCCTTGGCAATGATATTGCTGCGGCGCTGAGCCTTTTATTATTGCTTACCAGCGCAGGAAAGTTTTTGTCGGTAGATGGTTGGATACTGAGCCGATTGAAAAACAAATCATGGTGCAATTTGCTGCTTTATGATCATGACATTCCCAGCAAACGTACCATCGCCCTTGCCAAATTCGTATCGTTGTTTGCTTATTTTTTGGTATGTGTATTTTCCATCTGCGTGCATTTGCATGAATCCGCATGGATGACAGGGGTGGCTGGCCCTTATCTGCTCAGCAATAATTTTATGACTGCGCCGCATGAATTCTTCACACAATTATTTGTGCAATATCCGATTGCAGTCATTATCGCCAAATTCTCCCTTTGGGTGATGATGGTGTGGTATCCCACCATTATTCCGTTTGTGTTAATGGGCGGGATATTCCGGTGGTATATTGTGTATTGGGGCTTGGCGTTTTTGATCTTGTCGTCATTCGTATTGCAACTTGGCTCCCTTGCCGAATTTGAATTTGTGTTCTGGGCGGGGATTTTCTGGGCCAATACTGCCCTTGATAGTCGAAAAAAACTATCTGTCTATTATGACGACACCTGCAACTTATGTGACCGCACGGTGCTGGTCATTACTGTGCTGGATATTTTCAATCGTGTGGCACTGCGTCCGTTATCAAAACATACTGAAGAATTGCGCAGTTATGGCATAAGCCATGAAGCCGCGATGCAAAATCTTTATGGTATTCAGGAAGAAAACGGCACAGCCAAACCCGGCACAGTCACTTCGGGTACGGTAAAATTCGGATATGATTTTTATATCATGCTGGCAAAGAACCTGTTCCTGTTGTGGCCGGTTTTGCCATTCTTGTATTTAGGTAAAATTCTGCTGATTGGCCCTGCCATTTACAGCCTTGTTGCCCAAAAACGCCATGCCATGTTTGGGGTATGCAAACTTCCCACCAAGAAAGTAGAACGCAGCGCGCCCGTTACTTCAGATAAATTGCCGATTGCGGGTAACGCCGTTGTGTTGCATGTGATGTTGATGGCTTTGTGCTATATCGTAGCCATTCCGTATCCTTATCTTAATATTCAGGGCTTTGATAATATTGGCGCGAAAGCGGCAGCATTTTACGGGATTGCGCCGATTAATGTCTTTAACCGCGAAGATCTGCGTATGGCCGAAAACTGGTTCACGCTGCGTGATATTAAAAATGATAGCATGGTGCCGTTATTTGCCAAGGATGGATCACGCTTGCGCATGCACCGTTCTGATCGTGTTTATTTTGGCCATACGTTACTTTTCCGCAGATCGGTCATCGATAAAGAAGGATGTTTCTTTAATGAATGGCAGGCGCAGATGGAATACCTATCGAAGGTTTATCTGCATAGTATCAATGCACCTGCTGGTACATATCCATTTGAATATGTACAGTATAAACAACCCTTACCCAACGATGCCAAGGTGAACATAGGCGAATACGTATTGGAGCCCGTTACCACCCCATGCACAAAGACTTATGATATAGATTACAAACCATGA
- a CDS encoding acetyltransferase has translation MKQKLVIFGAGEIAQLAHYYFTHDSDYEVVAFTADSAFIKEPVFCGLPVVAFEEVAQIYPPSTHDFFVALSYSKLNLLRKDKYLAAKAKGYRLASYISPKASVLNDGRIGENCFVFEDNTIQPFAHIGNNVTLWSGNHIGHHSTIKDHSFISSHVVVSGGVVIGEQCFIGVNATLRDHITIGDRCVIGAGAILLSNAEAEGVYMGSETERSKVPSTRLKAI, from the coding sequence ATGAAACAAAAGCTGGTCATCTTTGGAGCAGGAGAGATTGCGCAATTGGCGCATTATTACTTCACGCATGATAGCGATTATGAAGTCGTGGCGTTTACGGCTGATAGCGCCTTTATCAAAGAGCCCGTATTCTGCGGATTACCCGTGGTGGCGTTTGAAGAAGTCGCACAGATTTACCCGCCATCCACCCATGATTTTTTTGTGGCGCTCAGCTATTCCAAATTGAATTTGCTTCGTAAGGACAAATACCTTGCCGCAAAGGCAAAGGGCTATCGGCTCGCCAGCTATATCAGCCCCAAGGCGAGTGTGTTGAATGATGGCCGTATTGGGGAAAATTGCTTTGTTTTTGAGGACAACACCATCCAGCCTTTTGCGCATATCGGCAATAACGTGACGTTATGGAGTGGTAATCATATTGGCCATCATTCAACGATTAAAGACCATAGTTTCATTTCTTCGCATGTGGTGGTGTCGGGCGGTGTAGTGATTGGCGAGCAATGCTTTATCGGCGTCAACGCCACGCTTCGTGACCACATCACGATTGGTGATCGCTGCGTTATCGGGGCTGGCGCTATTCTTCTTTCCAATGCGGAAGCCGAAGGCGTTTATATGGGCAGTGAAACGGAACGCTCCAAAGTGCCCAGTACACGCTTGAAAGCCATATAG
- a CDS encoding GtrA family protein, whose protein sequence is MNEALNIKATAIQFVRYAMVGLVSNVMGYLIYLLVTYLGMAPKIAMTFLYGVGVTISFFGNRYLVFADGGRLKTTGIKFIAAYLIGYFLNLSLLIVFVDQMGYPHQIVQAIAICVVAVFLFCALKVFVFKKDAP, encoded by the coding sequence ATGAACGAAGCATTGAATATAAAAGCAACGGCAATACAGTTCGTGCGTTATGCCATGGTGGGGCTTGTTTCCAATGTAATGGGTTATCTGATCTATTTGCTGGTAACCTATCTGGGTATGGCTCCAAAAATTGCAATGACTTTTTTATATGGAGTTGGTGTGACCATCAGCTTCTTCGGCAACCGCTATTTGGTGTTTGCGGATGGCGGCAGATTGAAAACAACGGGCATTAAATTCATAGCGGCTTATCTCATCGGGTATTTTTTGAACCTTTCGCTGTTAATTGTGTTTGTTGACCAGATGGGGTATCCGCATCAAATCGTGCAGGCAATTGCAATTTGCGTTGTTGCGGTATTTCTGTTCTGTGCGCTTAAAGTTTTTGTCTTTAAAAAGGATGCGCCATGA
- a CDS encoding class I SAM-dependent methyltransferase: MKRCLACGGYYNSTYPNCPQCHVKPQLIDGFEAHAPAFARESSGFKPEYFSELAKLEAANFWFKSRNAILVWALKTYAQVFGSFLEIGCGTAFVLSGIAAVFPNAKLFGSEILTAGLGFAAQRLPQAKFMQMDARDIPFKDEFDVIGAFDVLEHIEEDQQVLAQIHQALKPQGIVMLTVPQHEWLWSAADEYACHVRRYTREEIETKVKKAGFKILRSTSFITVLLPAMMASRLLSNKVPVKEYDAQAELRLPQYVNSLFLLLLNCELALIKLGINLPIGGSRLVVAKRI, translated from the coding sequence ATGAAACGGTGTTTAGCATGCGGTGGATATTATAATTCCACTTACCCAAATTGCCCGCAATGCCACGTAAAACCCCAATTAATAGATGGATTTGAAGCGCATGCCCCAGCTTTCGCGCGTGAAAGCAGCGGGTTCAAGCCAGAATATTTCTCCGAGTTGGCCAAGCTTGAAGCCGCCAATTTCTGGTTTAAATCGCGTAACGCGATACTTGTATGGGCGTTAAAAACCTATGCGCAGGTTTTTGGCTCGTTCCTTGAAATTGGTTGTGGCACGGCGTTTGTATTGTCCGGAATTGCTGCGGTATTTCCAAATGCCAAATTATTTGGCAGTGAAATTTTAACCGCAGGCCTCGGTTTTGCTGCGCAGCGTTTGCCCCAGGCAAAATTCATGCAGATGGATGCGCGTGATATTCCGTTTAAAGACGAGTTTGATGTGATAGGCGCATTCGATGTGCTTGAACATATTGAAGAAGACCAACAAGTGCTGGCGCAAATTCATCAGGCCTTAAAGCCGCAGGGTATTGTTATGCTGACTGTGCCGCAGCATGAATGGCTGTGGAGTGCAGCAGATGAATATGCCTGCCATGTGCGCCGCTATACACGTGAAGAAATTGAAACCAAGGTAAAAAAAGCAGGCTTCAAAATTTTGCGCAGCACGTCATTTATTACAGTATTGCTGCCCGCCATGATGGCTTCGCGCCTGTTGTCAAACAAAGTACCCGTAAAGGAATATGATGCGCAGGCGGAGCTACGACTGCCCCAATACGTCAATTCATTGTTTTTATTGCTTTTAAATTGCGAGCTGGCCCTGATTAAATTAGGCATTAATCTGCCGATTGGTGGATCACGGCTAGTGGTCGCCAAACGTATCTAA
- the rffA gene encoding dTDP-4-amino-4,6-dideoxygalactose transaminase — protein MAPSRIPFNLPHMTGKEMEYIAQSHRNGKLAGDGPFTKQCHGWLEQRTGSAKALLTHSCTAALEMAALLLDIRPGDEIIMPSYTFVSTANAFVLRGGVPVFVDIRPDTLNLNENLIEEAITPRTRAIVPVHYAGVACEMDAIMGIAKKHKLAVVEDAAQGVMASYKGRALGSIGDLGAYSFHETKNVISGEGGALLVNRPDMQLRAEIIREKGTDRSRFFRGEVDKYTWQEVGSSFLPGELIAAFLWAQFEQADEITKGRMEAWNYYHDQLSHLEGKGVLRRPLIPNACQHNAHMYYVLLAEGIDRQYVLNEFKKQDISCVFHYVPLHSSPAGLKYGRAHGELNVTDKQAERLVRLPLWVGLSRAQQDNVIDILKAL, from the coding sequence ATGGCGCCATCCCGCATTCCCTTTAACCTGCCGCACATGACGGGCAAGGAAATGGAATATATTGCGCAATCGCATCGCAATGGAAAATTGGCAGGTGATGGCCCTTTTACCAAGCAATGTCATGGTTGGCTCGAACAACGCACAGGTTCTGCTAAAGCATTACTGACCCATTCCTGTACGGCTGCGTTGGAAATGGCGGCGTTGCTTTTGGATATTCGGCCGGGTGATGAAATCATCATGCCGTCTTATACCTTTGTGTCGACGGCTAATGCATTCGTACTGCGCGGCGGTGTACCGGTGTTTGTCGATATCCGGCCCGATACACTGAATTTAAATGAAAACTTAATTGAAGAAGCAATTACGCCGCGCACGCGCGCAATCGTACCCGTGCATTATGCCGGTGTTGCATGCGAGATGGATGCAATTATGGGTATTGCAAAAAAGCACAAACTTGCTGTGGTTGAAGATGCAGCACAGGGGGTGATGGCAAGCTATAAGGGTAGAGCGCTGGGCAGCATCGGCGATTTGGGGGCATATAGTTTTCATGAAACCAAGAATGTTATTTCGGGCGAAGGCGGCGCATTGCTGGTCAACCGTCCGGATATGCAGCTGCGCGCAGAAATCATCCGTGAAAAAGGAACAGATCGCAGCCGTTTTTTCCGCGGTGAAGTTGATAAATATACATGGCAGGAAGTAGGATCATCATTCTTGCCCGGCGAGTTGATTGCTGCATTCTTATGGGCCCAATTCGAACAGGCCGATGAAATTACCAAAGGCCGTATGGAGGCATGGAATTATTACCATGACCAGCTATCACACTTGGAAGGCAAAGGCGTATTACGGCGTCCACTCATTCCTAACGCATGCCAGCATAATGCCCATATGTATTATGTTTTGCTGGCTGAAGGCATTGACCGTCAGTACGTGCTGAACGAATTTAAAAAACAAGATATTTCCTGCGTATTCCATTATGTGCCGCTGCATTCATCGCCTGCTGGTTTGAAATATGGCCGTGCGCATGGTGAATTGAATGTCACGGATAAACAGGCTGAACGGTTAGTACGCTTGCCGTTATGGGTTGGGTTAAGCCGCGCACAACAAGATAATGTGATTGATATTTTAAAAGCGCTTTGA